CGGCGGAAACTGCCGCGGGACCAGGGGAAGACGGCTTTGAGTGGTCGTCCGCGCAGCGGGAGGCGACTTCTTCAGCAAGTGCGGAGGCCGCTCCTGCGGTGTCCGAAGCCGTCCCGGAGGTCTATCATATCGTATGCCCTCAGGGGCATGTGTTGGAAACGCCCCGCGAGATGCTGGGCACTGACGCCATGTGCCCGTTTTGCCAGTCTGTCTTTCATCTGGCGTACGAAGCAAGTCAGGAGTACCAGGAAAAGCGGCGGCGGGAGATCGAGCTTGCAGAGCGGCGGGCGGCGCTGTTCTGGGTTAGGCTGGCCGTTGGGGCGGCGATTCTGGTGGTCGGCGGCCTCATTACGATGATCATCCTTGCACCCAAGTGATCAGGAAGCCCATGCTCCTTTTTAAGAAAAAATTCCTTGCCGACATCCGCGCTGGTCGCAAGACGCAAACAATTCGGGTATGGAAGTTTCGCCACATGCGGGCCGGACAGAGGAGCTACATTCCGGGGGTGGGGTATATCCAAGTCGACGAGGTGGAGGCGGTTTCCCTGGAAGATCTAACCGATGAGGATGCCATTCCGGACGGCTTTGCAACGGCGGAGGGGCTTCGAACGGAAATTCGGCGGATTTATTCGGAAGAGCAACTCCGTGAGCGCAAGGTTTTCCGCATTCGTTTTCACGTGCTCCCCGCCGAGGAGCAAAAGCGGGCACGCGAGGAACGCCGTCAGCGGCGGGCGGCGCAGTCAAACGGATAACGCCTTCATGCGGGCAGTTCGCTGAGGGTTGCCTTTGTTGTCAGTCGCAGGCGGCTCATTCCCGCCAAATTGGGGCGGTCTTAATTATTCCGTCGGTCCTGCTTGCCCATCGTATGTAAGGGATATCTTATCCGGACATCTTTCTTGTCCTGAGTGCCCCAAACTCATCTTTCGACGATCGTTCTTCAGGATAATCTGATTATCCAGCCGGGTTAAATTAACTTCTCGCTCTAGTTTTCCGATATGACCAACATGGGAATGCGCTGAATCGGTAATCGAGGGAAATTTACCAGTTGTATCGGTTGTGCTTAGGAGGACGCGGGTGACGATCGTTGGAGCGTTTCTGATGGCCTAACGGTTGTTACCTCACGATGCCGAAAACCCAAACAGGGACGTCTGCCATCCCAGAGCACACCCGCCGCAAGGACTTACCAAAAGGAGGGATGACATGAAAAGGCTTGGCGTTATACCGCTGATGGCGGCCCTTCTGGTCGCCTGGTCAGCGGCACGTGTCGAGGCCGGTTATTGCGGTGCCGTGCGATTGGCCCGCGCGACCACGGCCTGCGCTGTGGATGTGGGCTGTGCGCCCCAGCAATGCTACACGGTGCTGAAACCCCACCGCAAGCTGGTGTACGAGACCCAGCAAATCACCACGTATAAGACGTGCTTTGAGCGGGTGGTCGAACCTCGTCAGGTGTCTTACACCAAATACGTTCCCGAGATTCAGTACCGAGAGGTTGCCCGCACGGTGATGAAACCCGTCTGGGAAACTCAGACCCGGCAGGTGACCTACACAGTGATGAAGCCTGTGTGGGAGACGCGGACGAAGGAAATCTGCTACACAGTGATGAAACCCGTGTGGGAGACACGGACACGGACCTACACGGTGTGCAAGCCTGTGTGGGAGACCTGCACGAAGGAGATTCCCTATACGGTTCTCAAGCCGGTGTACGAGACGGTGACCAAGGAAATTCCCTACACCGTTCTCAAGCCGGTGTATGAGACCCGTCAATGCACCTACACGGTGATGAAGCCTGTGTGGGAGACGCGGACGAAGGAAGTCTGCTACACGGTGATGAAACCCGTGTGGGAGACACGAACACGGACCTACACGGTGTGCAAACCTGTGTGGGAGACCTGCACGAAGGAGATTCCGTACACGGTTCTCAAGCCGGTGTATGAGACGGTGACCAAGGAGATTCCCTACACTGTTCTCAAGCCGGTGTATGAAACCCGTCAATGCACCTACACAGTGATGAAGCCTGTGTGGGAGACGCGGACGAAGGAAATCTGCTACACGGTGATGAAACCCGTGTGGGAGACCCGGACTCGGACCTACACGGTGTGCAAACCTGTGTGGGAGACCTGCACGAAGGAGATTCCGTACACGGTTCTCAAGCCGGTGTATGAGACGGTGACCAAGGAAATTCCCTACACCGTTCTCA
This is a stretch of genomic DNA from Thermogutta terrifontis. It encodes these proteins:
- a CDS encoding ASCH domain-containing protein, with the translated sequence MLLFKKKFLADIRAGRKTQTIRVWKFRHMRAGQRSYIPGVGYIQVDEVEAVSLEDLTDEDAIPDGFATAEGLRTEIRRIYSEEQLRERKVFRIRFHVLPAEEQKRAREERRQRRAAQSNG